Proteins from a genomic interval of Medicago truncatula cultivar Jemalong A17 chromosome 3, MtrunA17r5.0-ANR, whole genome shotgun sequence:
- the LOC11431522 gene encoding histone acetyltransferase HAC12, with translation MLAKGSELGGNIWRELPRNSSSVVSNTPQKRCFDKLCSQHVSNPAGFSTDWRYHPEMAYNRHWIRKRIFEIIQNEQFAPMLELLLLTTAASKEEYMNLETLNQRMQALVGLSKSDAAGYYDVPEGRLSDPFIVHGLPCVPDDGSPTPLLADMCVLPNLPVLYGGSNLDANTRSSSNYFPLKHANNVEMNLSKQRDCLGFIQNNESTSFPTSMGKSIQFEDLHSTFPKLVSADISEQSNLSPGTSSCLELEDTRRNKSQELDFQNSFTHAMLQPTKRQKMTEFAFDVSWVNDASSDQSTYEMAQSCSFETLSEVQQQLETIESGMIPSKGLESGMIYSRNSMEINSRPTLRKELKDIDDDEEDIQGRTGFIQEGVNAKKELIIVHVGEEDIQGRTGFIQDGINDKKEIIESKDDQEKQTKSPNTIVEAVSLIDLFTRDQIEEHISSLRKESVQITSKEEAGIDANTCQLCQRKKLYFAPVPIFCSCCGVRIRRTYFCRKEEEFDAQGCICSVCYKTSKGGKITFNGAFVSKTNLEKKNNDEVFEEPWVECNKCKRWQHQICALYNNKRDLDSSAEYICPVCRLKEIENGIHVPLPKAANFGAKDLPRTMLSDHLEKRLFERLVEERANWEKVEGNENLDKVSAAESLSIREVLSVDKQLKVNKLFLDIIPEENYPAEFSYRSRVILLFQQIEGVDICIFGMYAQEFGSECGNPNQRCVHISYLDSVKYFRPERRTKSGEALRTFVYHEILIGYLDFCKKRGFSTCYIWACAPSRKGDDYILYCHPEEQKTPKNDKLRRWYLSMIKKATEENIIVGLTNVYDHFFVPTEKGNSKVTTSRLPYFDGDYWCGYVMEAARTIEKESGGDYEKMLKKQVPNRALKTMGHANPSKDTAKDILVMQKVGQKILPTRENFIIAHLQYSCIHCHEVIVSGKRWFCTECKKFQECERCHSSDAHISKNGEVHALCQAVVDDIPSNTMHNDIILESGLFENRNSLLSFCQKYQFQFDILRRAKYSSMMILYHLNNPTLVTVGKCSICCAHNIFQKCWKCEICPECAICSACYKDRGANCHEHKLTQNELTLTQNYSTPLCQFGNRESNEKTMLKLLDVLKHASQCRATNAEPCSYPNCSQIKKLFSHARRCEIRVNRGCQHCKKIWFILTAHSRNCKDSECRIPRCRDLKKHIESKAMHSESWRGTAVIESDAAVVDQ, from the exons ATGCTTGCGAAGGGTTCTGAACTTGGTGGGAATATTTGGAGAGAATTGCCAAGAAATTCTTCATCAGTTGTCTCAAACACTCCGCAAAAGAgatgttttgataaattatgCAGTCAACATGTAAGTAATCCAGCAGGATTCTCCACAGACTGGCGTTATCATCCTGAAATGGCATACAACCGTCACTGGATAAGAAAAAGAAT TTTTGAAATCATTCAGAATGAGCAATTTGCCCCTATGCTGGAATTATTGCTACTTACCACTGCTGCTTCAAAG GAGGAATATATGAACCTAGAGACGTTGAATCAGCGTATGCAAGCTCTAGTGGGTCTTTCCAAGTCTGATGCCGCTGGTTATTATGACGTTCCAGAAGGGAGACTATCTGACCCTTTTATTGTTCATGGCCTGCCTTGCGTTCCTGATGATGGTTCGCCAACCCCCCTACTTGCTGATATGTGTGTGCTTCCTAACTTACCCGTTTTGTATGGTGGAAGCAATCTGGATGCTAACACCAGATCAAGTAGCAACTATTTTCCTCTGAAACACGCAAATAATG TGGAGATGAATCTGTCAAAACAGAGAGATTGTTTGGGGTTTATCCAAAATAACGAGTCTACGAGTTTTCCTACTTCAATGGGAAAGTCCATTCAATTTGAAGATTTACATTCGACATTCCCTAAACTTGTTTCAGCGGATATTTCGGAACAATCCAATCTTTCTCCTGGCACGAGTTCGTGCTTAGAACTGGAAGATACAAGGCGAAATAAATCCCAGGAGTTGGATTTTCAGAACAGTTTCACTCATGCCATGTTACAACCTACGAAAAGACAGAAAATGACAGAGTTTGCTTTTGACGTCTCTTGGGTTAATGATGCAAGTTCTGATCAATCGACTTACGAGATGGCTCAATCTTGTTCTTTTGAAACACTTTCAGAAGTGCAGCAACAGTTAGAGACTATCGAGTCTGGAATGATTCCCTCAAAAGGCTTAGAGTCTGGCATGATATACAGCAGAAACTCAATGGAAATCAACAGTAGGCCTACTCTCAGGAAGGAGCTTAAAGATATTGATGACGATGAAGAGGACATACAAGGCAGAACTGGATTCATCCAGGAGGGGGTAAATGCTAAAAAAGAACTTATTATTGTTCATGTGGGTGAAGAGGACATTCAAGGCAGAACTGGATTCATCCAGGATGGGATAAACGATAAAAAAGAAATCATTGAGTCAAAAGATGATCAAGAGAAGCAAACAAAATCCCCAAATACAATAGTTGAGGCTGTTTCCTTGATTGATTTGTTCACACGTGATCAAATAGAAGAACATATTAGTAGTCTGAGAAAGGAATCTGTTCAG ATTACATCTAAGGAGGAAGCAGGAATTGATGCAAACACATGCCAATTATGTCAAAGGAAAAAGCTTTACTTTGCACCAGTGCCAATTTTTTGTTCATGTTGTGGCGTACGCATCAGGAGAACCTATTTTTgtagaaaagaagaagaatttgaTGCACAGGGTTGCATTTGCTCCGTGTGTTATAAAACTTCTAAAGGTGGGAAAATTACATTCAATGGGGCATTTGTTTCTAAGACAAATCTCGAAAAAAAGAATAACGATGAAGTTTTTGAAGAACCC TGGGTTGAATGCAATAAATGCAAAAGATGGCAGCATCAAATATGTGCACTCTACAACAACAAAAGAGATTTGGATTCCAGTGCTGAGTATATATGTCCTGTATGCCgcttaaaagaaattgaaaacgGAATTCATGTTCCTTTACCAAAAGCTGCTAATTTTGGTGCTAAGGACTTGCCAAGAACCATGCTTAGTGACCACTTGGAAAAAAGACTTTTTGAGCGTCTCGTAGAAGAGAGAGCAAACTGGGAAAAAGTTGAAGGGAATGAGAATCTTGATAAG GTTTCAGCAGCAGAAAGTCTTTCTATTAGAGAAGTGTTATCTGTCGacaaacaattgaaagtgaataAGCTGTTTCTGGACATCATTCCAGAGGAAAATTACCCTGCCGAATTCTCTTATAGATCAAGA GTTATTCTTCTGTTTCAGCAGATTGAAGGAGTAGATATATGCATTTTTGGAATGTACGCCCAGGAGTTCGGCTCCGAATGCGGCAATCCAAATCAGCGTTGTGTACACATTTCATATCTTGATTCTGTCAAGTATTTTAGGCCTGAGAGAAGGACAAAGAGTGGAGAAGCCCTTCGTACCTTTGTTTACCATGAGATATtg ATTGGATACCTTGATTTTTGTAAGAAACGGGGTTTCTCAACTTGCTACATATGGGCCTGTGCTCCTTCAAGAAAAGGGGATGATTATATACTATATTGTCATCCTGAAGAGCAAAAGACTCCGAAGAATGATAAGCTACGCCGTTG GTATCTTTCTATGATAAAAAAGGCTACTgaagaaaatattattgttgGTTTAACCAACGTATATGATCATTTCTTTGTTCCTACTGAAAAAGGGAACTCCAAGGTGACAACTTCTCGATTGCCATACTTTGATGGAGACTACTGGTGCGGTTATGTTATGGAAGCAGCCAGGACCATTGAAAAAGAGAGCGGAGGAGACTATGAAAAGATGTTGAAGAAACAGGTACCAAATAGAGCTTTAAAGACCATGGGACATGCCAATCCTTCTAAAGACACCGCCAAAGACATTCTGGTGATGCAAAAA GTTGGCCAAAAGATATTGCCTACCAGGGAAAACTTCATCATAGCTCACTTGCAGTATTCATGCATACACTGCCATGAAGTGATAGTGTCTGGGAAGCGATGGTTTTGCACTGAATGCAAGAAATTTCAGGAGTGTGAAAG ATGCCATAGTTCTGATGCACACATTTCAAAGAATGGCGAGGTGCATGCACTATGTCAG gctgttgttgatgatattcCCTCCAACACTATgcataatgatatcatccttgAGAGTGGATTATTTGAAAATAGGAACAGCCTTTTGAGTTTTTGCCAGAAGTATCAATTTCAGTTTGACATACTCCGCCGTGCCAAGTATTCCTCAATGATGATCCTCTACCATTTAAACAACCCTACTCTGGTGACTGTTGGAAAATGTAGCATTTGTTGTGCACacaatatatttcaaaagtgCTGGAAATGTGAGATTTGTCCAGAATGTGCCATTTGCTCTGCTTGCTATAAGGATAGAGGTGCTAACTGCCATGAACACAAGTTGACTCAAAATGAACTCACATTGACTCAAAATTATTCAACACCACTATGTCAATTTGGGAATCGTGAGTCAAATGAGAAAACG ATGCTGAAACTGCTGGATGTTTTGAAGCATGCATCTCAATGTCGCGCAACTAATGCTGAACCATGCTCTTATCCAAACTGTTCTCAAATCAAGAAGCTATTCTCTCATGCTCGCAGGTGCGAAATTCGAGTAAATCGGGGCTGTCAGCACTGTAAAAAGATATGGTTTATACTAACTGCCCACTCCAGGAATTGCAAAGACTCGGAATGTAGAATACCACGTTGCAG GGATCTGAAGAAGCATATAGAATCGAAAGCAATGCATTCCGAATCTTGGCGTGGAACTGCAGTTATTGAAAGCGACGCAGCAGTCGTTGATCAATGA